One Fontisphaera persica DNA window includes the following coding sequences:
- a CDS encoding vitamin K epoxide reductase family protein, producing MRPKKAAKSSGGQSPAPSVESDAFATSWHRTAIRGLLAVAMASALYLLYVSLSGGAVAGCGPDSGCDRVLRSRWAYWLGIPVSAPAFLAYGTLFTLLTLYPRHNTEEKQRLWAALLVVSVLVVGAATWFVGLMLFVIDGLCPFCLAAHGSAVAAAIWVLRFAPIQAEPKSPHKKQKLVYLAPSLARCGLAAGLAGVCLLVGGQLAFKKSGHVIKSLGAEAVAHVSTSNAPPPLPQTNAATAAPTAQAITAPTVPTGNLAVATPPPPPPSLPPSNVNSVSAIPRKGRIITTHQGAFRFNLDEVPLFGSADAPFVIVSLFDYTCHHCHIMHAHLQTALQYFSNRLAIISLPMPLDSTCNPLVRRTHPTASNACVYARLGLAVWRANRERFRQFDDFMFSRPVPPPVSEASDYAANLVGADALGRALADPWIEERLRTSISLYHTNALILGTGAMPQLVLGNKAVSGSLNSPGELIRILNENLIKP from the coding sequence ATGCGACCGAAAAAGGCTGCAAAATCAAGTGGCGGGCAGTCCCCGGCCCCGTCCGTGGAATCGGATGCTTTTGCGACTTCGTGGCATCGCACCGCCATCCGGGGACTCCTGGCAGTGGCAATGGCCAGTGCGCTGTATCTGCTCTACGTTTCACTGAGCGGTGGCGCCGTGGCGGGATGCGGGCCGGATTCGGGTTGTGACCGCGTGTTGCGCAGTCGATGGGCTTACTGGCTGGGAATTCCGGTCAGCGCTCCCGCCTTTCTGGCCTATGGCACTTTGTTCACCTTGCTGACGCTTTACCCCCGACACAACACCGAAGAAAAGCAGCGGCTTTGGGCCGCACTCCTGGTGGTTTCCGTGCTGGTGGTCGGCGCCGCCACTTGGTTTGTGGGGTTGATGCTTTTCGTCATTGATGGCCTTTGCCCTTTCTGCCTGGCCGCGCACGGCTCGGCGGTGGCCGCTGCAATCTGGGTGCTTCGTTTCGCTCCAATCCAAGCCGAGCCTAAATCGCCTCATAAAAAGCAAAAGCTGGTGTACCTGGCGCCATCGCTTGCCCGCTGTGGCCTGGCGGCCGGGCTTGCAGGTGTATGCCTCCTTGTAGGCGGCCAACTGGCTTTCAAGAAATCCGGGCATGTCATCAAATCTCTGGGAGCGGAGGCCGTCGCACATGTTTCCACCTCCAACGCACCGCCCCCCTTGCCCCAAACCAATGCCGCCACCGCTGCGCCGACAGCGCAAGCCATCACGGCGCCAACCGTACCCACCGGCAATCTGGCAGTTGCCACACCCCCGCCGCCCCCGCCGTCGCTTCCTCCAAGCAACGTGAACTCGGTGAGCGCCATACCTCGCAAAGGTCGTATCATCACCACCCATCAAGGCGCATTCCGGTTCAATCTGGATGAAGTGCCATTGTTTGGCTCGGCCGATGCTCCCTTTGTCATCGTGAGCCTGTTTGATTACACCTGCCACCATTGCCACATCATGCACGCTCACCTGCAAACTGCCCTGCAATATTTCAGCAACCGCCTGGCCATCATCAGCCTGCCCATGCCGTTGGACAGCACCTGCAACCCCTTGGTGCGCCGTACTCACCCCACGGCCAGCAATGCCTGCGTGTACGCCCGGCTAGGGTTGGCTGTCTGGCGCGCCAACCGGGAGCGCTTCCGGCAATTCGACGACTTCATGTTCTCACGACCAGTGCCGCCACCGGTCAGTGAGGCCAGTGATTATGCCGCCAACCTGGTAGGAGCAGATGCTCTAGGACGGGCACTGGCCGACCCATGGATTGAGGAACGCCTGCGCACCAGCATCTCCCTTTATCACACGAATGCGCTCATCTTGGGCACCGGCGCCATGCCACAATTGGTGTTGGGCAACAAGGCCGTGTCCGGCAGCCTCAACAGTCCGGGAGAGCTTATCCGGATTCTCAACGAGAACTTGATTAAACCTTGA
- the gdhA gene encoding NADP-specific glutamate dehydrogenase — MGLIQETLEIVRRRNPNEPEFLQAVTEVLESIEPAIQRHKKYRDGKILERIVEPERQVIFRVPWLDDKGQVQVNRGFRIQFNSALGPYKGGLRFHPTVCASILKFLAFEQIFKNSLTTLPMGGGKGGSDFDPKGKSDNEVMRFCQSFMTELYRHIGDDVDVPAGDIGVGGREVGFLFGQYKRLTKQFNGVLTGKGLNWGGSLIRPEATGYGAVYFAQEMLKTRGLSFEGKVCTVSGSGNVAQYTVEKLNQLGAKVVTLSDSNGYIYDKDGIDDEKLAWVMDLKNVRRGRIKEYADKFGAKYVDGRRPWEVPCDCAFPSATQNEISGEDARTLVNNGCFLVAEGANMPTDPEGVEVFLAKKILYGPGKAANAGGVATSGLEMSQNSMRMSWSREEVDQKLHRIMVTIHKNVSETAAEYGQPGNYVVGANIAGFVKVADAMLDQGLV; from the coding sequence ATGGGACTCATCCAAGAAACCCTCGAAATTGTGCGCCGGCGCAATCCCAATGAGCCGGAATTCTTGCAGGCGGTGACCGAAGTGCTCGAATCCATCGAGCCGGCAATTCAACGCCACAAGAAGTATCGCGACGGCAAAATCCTGGAGCGGATTGTCGAGCCGGAGCGGCAGGTCATCTTCCGTGTGCCCTGGCTGGACGATAAAGGCCAGGTACAGGTGAACCGCGGTTTCCGCATTCAGTTCAACAGCGCTCTCGGCCCCTATAAAGGCGGCCTGCGCTTCCACCCCACTGTTTGCGCCAGCATTTTGAAGTTCCTGGCCTTTGAGCAAATCTTCAAGAATTCCCTCACCACCCTGCCCATGGGCGGGGGCAAGGGCGGTTCGGATTTTGACCCCAAAGGCAAGTCGGACAATGAAGTCATGCGCTTCTGCCAGTCTTTCATGACCGAGCTGTATCGGCACATTGGCGACGATGTGGACGTGCCGGCGGGCGACATTGGCGTGGGTGGCCGCGAAGTGGGCTTCCTGTTTGGCCAATACAAGCGCCTGACCAAACAGTTTAACGGCGTGCTGACAGGCAAGGGTCTGAACTGGGGCGGCTCGCTAATTCGTCCTGAGGCAACGGGCTATGGTGCGGTGTATTTCGCCCAGGAGATGCTCAAGACCCGCGGTCTGTCCTTTGAAGGCAAGGTGTGCACCGTCAGCGGCTCGGGCAACGTGGCCCAGTACACCGTGGAGAAACTCAATCAGCTCGGCGCCAAGGTGGTGACCCTGTCTGACTCCAACGGCTACATTTACGATAAAGACGGCATTGATGATGAAAAACTGGCCTGGGTTATGGACCTCAAGAACGTCCGCCGCGGCCGCATCAAGGAATACGCCGACAAATTTGGCGCCAAGTACGTGGACGGCCGCCGTCCGTGGGAAGTGCCGTGCGATTGCGCGTTCCCCAGCGCCACTCAGAACGAAATCAGCGGCGAGGATGCCCGTACGCTTGTCAACAACGGCTGCTTCCTGGTGGCCGAAGGCGCGAACATGCCGACGGATCCCGAAGGCGTCGAGGTGTTCCTGGCGAAGAAGATTCTTTACGGGCCGGGCAAGGCCGCCAATGCCGGCGGCGTGGCAACCTCAGGCCTCGAAATGTCGCAGAACTCCATGCGCATGAGCTGGAGTCGCGAGGAAGTGGACCAGAAGTTGCACCGTATTATGGTCACCATTCACAAGAATGTCAGCGAAACCGCCGCCGAATACGGCCAGCCGGGCAATTATGTGGTCGGCGCCAATATCGCCGGTTTCGTCAAGGTGGCCGATGCCATGCTGGATCAGGGGTTGGTGTAA
- the purF gene encoding amidophosphoribosyltransferase, translated as MPYHPKHYCGVFGVFGHPNAAELTYYGLYALQHRGQESAGIVTCDENHQFHVHRGMGLVSQVFGADVLRHLTGHAAIGHTRYSTTGSSHLRNAQPLTVDCARGQIGIAHNGNLTNAAILREQLEGHGSIFQTTVDSEIILHLLAQPSLGGAENNLIQTVRRIEGAFSLVILTENELIGVRDPHGFRPLALGTLDGAYVLSSETCAFDLIHARYLRDVEPGEIVVISRAGLKSIQAFPEHQREAFCIFEYVYFARPDSHIAGRNVYKVRVEMGRQLAREHRIEADVVVPVPDSGNCAALGYSLESGIPFEMAFVRNHYIGRSFLQPTQLIRDMNVRVKLNLIPDLVRDKRVIIVDDSIVRGTTCRTRVHNLKEAGAREVHVLVSCPPHMHPCVYGIDFPDRSKLMAANCSQDEIRRYLNADSLHYLSQAGMVAATGRPASCFCMACYDGRYPVPYDPALDKNIMERRRARLTSVSEALEREQRQIRLI; from the coding sequence ATGCCGTACCACCCCAAACATTATTGCGGCGTATTCGGCGTTTTTGGACATCCGAACGCCGCGGAATTAACCTACTATGGATTGTATGCCCTGCAGCATCGCGGGCAGGAGAGCGCAGGCATTGTCACCTGCGATGAAAACCACCAGTTTCATGTGCACCGGGGAATGGGACTGGTCTCGCAGGTGTTTGGCGCCGATGTGTTGCGGCACCTGACGGGGCACGCGGCCATTGGGCACACACGATATTCCACCACTGGTTCCTCTCACCTGCGCAATGCGCAGCCGCTGACGGTGGATTGCGCCCGGGGCCAGATTGGCATTGCCCATAACGGCAATCTCACCAATGCCGCCATTTTGCGCGAGCAACTGGAGGGGCACGGCTCCATTTTCCAAACCACGGTGGACAGCGAAATCATCCTCCACCTGCTGGCCCAGCCTTCGCTGGGGGGGGCGGAAAACAACCTCATTCAAACGGTGCGACGCATCGAGGGGGCCTTCTCACTGGTCATCCTGACTGAAAATGAATTGATTGGCGTGCGTGACCCCCATGGGTTCCGTCCGCTGGCCCTTGGGACCCTGGACGGCGCTTATGTCCTTTCCAGTGAGACGTGCGCGTTTGATTTAATTCATGCCCGCTACTTGCGAGACGTGGAGCCGGGAGAAATCGTGGTCATCAGCCGGGCGGGGCTGAAAAGCATTCAGGCCTTTCCGGAACACCAGCGCGAGGCTTTCTGCATTTTCGAGTATGTTTATTTTGCGCGGCCGGACAGCCACATTGCGGGTCGCAATGTTTACAAAGTCCGCGTGGAAATGGGCCGCCAACTGGCGCGCGAACACCGCATCGAGGCCGATGTCGTGGTGCCGGTGCCGGACAGCGGCAATTGCGCCGCGCTGGGGTATTCCCTGGAGAGTGGCATTCCGTTTGAAATGGCCTTTGTGCGCAATCACTACATTGGCCGCAGCTTTTTGCAACCCACCCAGTTAATCCGCGACATGAACGTGAGGGTTAAATTGAATCTCATCCCCGACCTCGTGCGCGACAAACGGGTGATTATCGTGGATGATTCGATTGTGCGAGGCACGACCTGCCGCACCCGGGTGCATAATCTGAAAGAGGCCGGCGCGCGCGAAGTGCATGTGCTGGTCAGTTGCCCGCCGCACATGCATCCGTGTGTCTATGGCATTGATTTTCCCGACCGCAGCAAGCTCATGGCGGCCAATTGTTCGCAAGACGAAATCCGCCGCTACCTCAATGCGGATTCTCTGCATTACCTTTCCCAGGCAGGGATGGTGGCCGCCACTGGACGCCCCGCCTCCTGTTTCTGCATGGCCTGTTACGACGGGCGTTACCCCGTTCCCTATGATCCGGCTTTGGACAAGAACATCATGGAGCGGCGCCGGGCACGGCTGACTTCCGTGAGTGAGGCGCTGGAGCGGGAACAACGCCAGATACGCCTCATCTAG
- a CDS encoding SirB1 family protein, translating to MKPTSGAMLPKLSAAQREALISLLADDDPAIYQSVRQKLLAYGHEAADWLRPHLASPDPLLRQRAKSIVIHFARQDADNEFLAFCLRQGDDFDLEEGAWLLARTQYADIQVEGYRALLDYFAQELRSRFRHSTHAAQMLGVMNDFLFVEEQFHGNEEDYYHPDNSYLNRVIDRRMGNPIGLCTVYLLIARRLKMPVAGIGLPGHFICRYQSATEEIYIDPFNGGRLLTKSDCVKYLHTHHHGLYDEFLTPVSPRRMLMRMCSNLHQIYQQNHQSEEAMRLQRYLVALAR from the coding sequence ATGAAACCGACGTCCGGCGCCATGCTGCCCAAGTTGTCTGCCGCCCAACGCGAGGCGTTGATCAGCCTGTTGGCGGACGACGACCCTGCCATTTACCAGTCCGTGCGGCAAAAGCTGCTGGCTTACGGGCATGAGGCCGCCGATTGGCTGCGCCCGCACCTGGCCAGCCCCGATCCGCTGCTGCGCCAGCGTGCCAAAAGCATTGTCATCCATTTTGCCCGACAGGATGCGGACAATGAATTTCTCGCCTTCTGCCTCCGGCAGGGCGACGATTTTGATTTGGAAGAAGGGGCGTGGCTGCTCGCGCGCACCCAGTATGCCGACATTCAAGTCGAAGGCTACCGGGCGTTGCTGGACTATTTTGCTCAGGAATTGCGGAGTCGCTTCCGGCACAGCACCCATGCCGCGCAAATGCTCGGCGTGATGAACGACTTTTTGTTCGTGGAGGAGCAGTTTCACGGCAACGAGGAGGATTATTACCATCCGGACAACAGTTACTTAAACCGGGTGATTGACCGCCGGATGGGCAACCCCATTGGTCTGTGCACGGTGTATTTGCTCATTGCCCGGCGGTTGAAAATGCCGGTGGCCGGCATCGGTCTGCCGGGGCATTTCATTTGCCGTTACCAGTCGGCCACAGAAGAGATTTACATTGATCCTTTCAATGGCGGACGGTTGCTGACCAAATCGGATTGTGTGAAATATTTGCACACACATCATCACGGCCTGTATGATGAATTTTTAACCCCGGTTTCCCCGCGGCGCATGCTTATGCGGATGTGCTCCAACTTGCACCAAATTTACCAGCAAAACCACCAATCCGAAGAAGCCATGCGGTTGCAGCGTTACCTGGTGGCCCTGGCTCGATAA
- a CDS encoding ECF-type sigma factor: protein MNPSHCSHGHEFGPTRWTLVLRSQGATPEARAALNELCAAYYQPVVRFLQREGHEEDVARELAHEFFARLLQGGQMNSADPAKGRFRSYLLGALKHFLTDRRRKEARIKRGGAADIQSLDASSDSLATLHDMAAEAVSLPVLDTWFDRQWALTVMARALTALERQMTAEGRADHYAVLKPWLAGEAATLDAKAAAERLQLSESAFKVAVHRLRKRFRHAVKTEIAQTLSEGADLQEELRYLIEVLAASQR from the coding sequence GTGAATCCCTCGCATTGTTCACACGGTCACGAGTTTGGTCCGACGCGCTGGACGCTGGTTCTGCGCAGTCAGGGAGCCACGCCCGAGGCGCGTGCCGCCCTGAATGAACTGTGCGCGGCCTATTATCAACCGGTGGTGCGCTTTTTACAACGGGAAGGCCATGAAGAAGACGTCGCGCGTGAATTGGCTCATGAATTCTTTGCCCGGCTGCTGCAAGGGGGACAAATGAATAGTGCCGATCCAGCCAAGGGTCGTTTTCGTTCTTATTTATTGGGCGCTTTGAAGCATTTTCTGACTGACCGGCGTAGAAAAGAGGCCCGGATAAAACGCGGGGGAGCAGCAGATATCCAATCTCTGGACGCATCTTCAGATTCTCTTGCCACCTTGCACGACATGGCGGCCGAGGCCGTCTCTTTACCTGTGCTGGACACTTGGTTTGACCGGCAGTGGGCCCTGACGGTCATGGCCCGTGCCCTGACGGCTTTGGAAAGGCAAATGACAGCAGAAGGGCGCGCGGACCATTATGCGGTGCTGAAACCCTGGCTGGCGGGGGAAGCGGCCACCTTGGACGCCAAGGCCGCGGCCGAACGTTTGCAGTTAAGCGAAAGCGCCTTCAAAGTGGCTGTGCATCGGCTGCGCAAACGTTTTCGACACGCTGTGAAGACGGAGATTGCTCAAACGTTGAGTGAAGGAGCTGATTTGCAGGAGGAACTCCGTTACTTGATTGAAGTACTGGCTGCCTCTCAGCGTTAA
- a CDS encoding serine/threonine-protein kinase, producing the protein MANAAAPTGGEGLSPTATSEIPSLQRIAAAFPQLEVVELIGRGGMGFVFKARQPHLDRWVALKLLPDKLARDPHFAERFNREGRVLAKLNHPNIVSVYDFGKTDEFYFLLMEYVDGVNLRQAMQAGRFSPSEALAIVPKICEALQYAHEQGVLHRDIKPENILLDAKGRVKIADFGIAKLVGEERPEVTLTGTGATLGTPHYMAPEQLESPNRVDHRADIYSLGVVFYEMLTGELPIGRFEPPSARTPVSPSVDDVVFRALEKDREKRYQSAKAVKSEVEHLTHSGAAVGAQTVWPRLLKETRCHFGTLENACTMAGRLVSVFLGTGSLKLYPDCLICVQGKKQLSIPAANIRGLGLGRYPSWVKGGGMDFLAVTYFTGNHLRTLLFTLSPSSAATAGDCNQITREWREAVGEIVRRATGSLPPEIPARELQMPASRFAPRHVYFFLVLGVCSILPIIFASALKGRPPGGYIEDLLPYLLALLPGLWVGGWLFWRRRKERRAIFFQSSIAPMVGPGGTVVSSSPKYSMKAIISAALTGLAWVLVSVPLILVLAGGGGLGLMELLVFGGPACLAGMAGTILGWVALSDIRSGGGRLRGVPLAVYGALGCPLMLLAVIAVAFPFTNIVVGQPSLALKMLAWLLPAGTLTFALWAVYATSRWAANAPPKQRRGVLKWIFAVFLVIGLAVFTPFSFYLFLRSPRMSQVPSPLQRGDPLPEGMVKLAALSTHPTDGNWWQPDGSPVDTAPAVQMKGEQSQRSLSPDERTVQMVLELHGFEPGDAGPRLLLPDARGWSGQTVNNPSDTAGSMFYLLNAAFPVDRKTTTIYAGMARGPWRTLAQDSSAASSSYSVYLDAIPWKIAFHGTVEDKGGHLLLQASYECPRRDLFQIQITATLSDGTKEVGRLLRESNRHLQVTFRQRPLGDIRNFNFEVRPYQWTEFKNVHLHPTTRRDQENNQRSGMGEVHLKVPKGQAATVILILGTNSAPELGGFIVAPDDEHVSAKLQLELAEDAKTAGGNPQYALKISTSDGREVVAGHARLGDLQFQPGNPPPLRVPLPQPAQDYVEIPWRQTRIGNKLETLFLRVGYAHRFRHLVMGQSPLIGGGTNWQESLELLQAAATSQPATPGEATLAARFTITEIGISQVESAHWLKIDYVANLDTNWVVIFRAQADGFATETRRVHLREGVAGLVAVRHERALIRLPVNLSAPQAAELAQSLAVSLVAQPLEVRPGKELPIFRVPVGDAGMLLEAAVGAVPVTQVPLTSLTFTDVVLWQEGQRFCLGFDYRLNTNSAQEVFRLQSPVRDAWVSSASTRFERKEGGGGLPLVTYRATVGLPAMMDEKVARQLLQTNRTLWVGRTLTLRAGERRDLFSWAMTNQKPIQVTVESRLPDVNSTR; encoded by the coding sequence ATGGCCAATGCCGCAGCACCCACGGGCGGCGAAGGGTTAAGTCCTACCGCCACGTCCGAAATCCCCTCGCTGCAACGCATTGCAGCAGCTTTTCCACAATTGGAGGTCGTGGAGTTAATTGGCCGGGGAGGCATGGGATTTGTGTTCAAAGCGCGCCAGCCCCACCTGGATAGGTGGGTGGCGTTAAAATTGCTGCCCGACAAGCTGGCGCGCGATCCGCATTTCGCCGAGCGTTTCAATCGGGAGGGGCGGGTGTTGGCCAAATTAAACCATCCCAACATCGTCAGTGTGTATGACTTCGGGAAAACTGATGAGTTTTATTTTCTGCTGATGGAATATGTGGACGGGGTCAACCTGCGCCAGGCCATGCAGGCAGGCAGGTTTTCTCCCAGCGAGGCCCTGGCCATTGTGCCCAAAATCTGCGAGGCCCTGCAATACGCCCATGAACAAGGCGTGTTGCATCGGGACATCAAACCCGAAAATATTCTGCTCGATGCAAAAGGGCGGGTGAAAATCGCCGACTTCGGCATTGCCAAGCTGGTGGGGGAGGAGCGGCCCGAAGTGACGTTGACCGGGACGGGCGCCACCCTGGGGACACCGCATTACATGGCGCCGGAGCAGTTGGAATCGCCCAACCGGGTGGACCATCGCGCGGACATTTACTCCCTGGGCGTGGTGTTTTACGAAATGTTGACGGGAGAACTGCCCATTGGTCGTTTCGAGCCGCCTTCTGCCCGCACGCCGGTGAGCCCATCGGTGGATGACGTGGTCTTTCGTGCATTGGAAAAGGACCGGGAGAAACGGTATCAAAGTGCGAAGGCTGTCAAAAGTGAGGTGGAACATCTTACGCACAGTGGAGCGGCGGTTGGCGCCCAGACGGTGTGGCCGAGACTGCTCAAAGAAACGCGCTGCCACTTCGGCACCTTGGAAAATGCCTGCACCATGGCCGGACGCCTGGTTTCCGTTTTCCTGGGGACGGGCAGTTTGAAACTGTATCCCGATTGCCTGATATGCGTTCAGGGGAAAAAGCAACTCAGTATTCCGGCCGCGAATATCCGGGGCTTGGGGCTTGGTCGGTATCCCTCCTGGGTCAAGGGCGGTGGGATGGATTTCCTGGCGGTAACCTATTTTACCGGTAATCATTTGCGCACATTGTTATTTACCTTGAGTCCTTCTTCTGCGGCAACTGCCGGGGATTGCAATCAAATCACTCGGGAGTGGCGCGAGGCAGTGGGCGAAATTGTGCGCCGGGCGACGGGTTCGTTGCCCCCGGAAATACCCGCGCGCGAGCTGCAGATGCCGGCTTCGCGCTTTGCGCCCCGGCATGTCTATTTCTTTTTGGTTTTAGGGGTGTGCTCGATTTTGCCCATCATTTTTGCTTCCGCTCTTAAAGGGCGTCCGCCGGGGGGGTATATAGAAGACCTGCTTCCCTATCTCCTGGCGCTGCTGCCGGGCCTTTGGGTGGGCGGATGGTTGTTTTGGCGCAGACGCAAGGAACGTCGCGCCATCTTCTTTCAATCTTCGATTGCGCCGATGGTTGGTCCCGGCGGCACAGTCGTATCCTCGTCGCCCAAGTATTCCATGAAGGCCATCATCAGTGCGGCATTGACTGGTCTGGCGTGGGTGCTGGTGAGCGTGCCTTTGATTTTGGTCTTGGCTGGTGGGGGCGGTTTAGGGCTTATGGAATTGCTTGTATTTGGCGGGCCGGCATGCCTGGCTGGGATGGCGGGGACCATTTTAGGATGGGTGGCCCTGAGTGATATTCGCAGCGGTGGCGGAAGGTTGAGGGGGGTGCCGCTGGCGGTCTATGGGGCTTTGGGTTGTCCCTTGATGTTATTGGCCGTCATTGCCGTAGCCTTTCCATTTACCAATATCGTGGTCGGGCAGCCTTCCCTTGCCCTGAAGATGCTGGCGTGGCTGTTGCCCGCAGGCACCCTGACTTTTGCTCTATGGGCGGTCTATGCCACCAGCCGTTGGGCCGCCAACGCGCCGCCCAAGCAACGGCGGGGAGTGCTAAAATGGATTTTTGCGGTTTTTCTGGTCATTGGGTTGGCTGTGTTCACCCCCTTTTCTTTTTATCTTTTTCTCCGGTCTCCGCGTATGAGTCAAGTGCCTTCCCCGCTGCAAAGAGGAGACCCATTGCCTGAAGGAATGGTAAAGCTGGCGGCCTTGTCCACCCATCCCACTGACGGTAACTGGTGGCAGCCGGATGGCTCTCCGGTGGACACAGCACCGGCTGTGCAAATGAAAGGCGAACAGAGTCAACGCAGCCTTTCTCCTGACGAACGCACCGTGCAAATGGTGCTGGAATTGCATGGGTTCGAGCCGGGAGATGCCGGACCTCGTCTATTGTTGCCCGATGCTCGTGGTTGGAGTGGGCAGACCGTTAATAATCCATCGGATACGGCAGGCTCGATGTTTTACCTCCTGAACGCGGCGTTTCCGGTGGACAGGAAAACTACGACGATTTACGCCGGCATGGCCAGGGGGCCTTGGCGCACCTTAGCCCAGGATTCTTCTGCGGCCTCCTCTTCCTATTCGGTGTATTTAGACGCAATACCGTGGAAAATTGCTTTTCATGGCACTGTGGAGGACAAAGGCGGCCACCTTTTGTTACAAGCCAGCTACGAATGTCCCAGGCGGGATTTGTTCCAAATACAAATTACCGCCACGCTGTCCGATGGCACCAAGGAAGTGGGGCGTTTGTTACGGGAGTCCAACAGGCACCTTCAGGTAACTTTTCGCCAACGCCCCCTTGGCGACATCCGAAACTTCAATTTTGAAGTGCGTCCTTATCAGTGGACGGAGTTCAAAAACGTTCATTTGCACCCGACCACCCGCAGAGATCAGGAAAACAACCAGCGTTCGGGGATGGGAGAAGTCCACCTCAAAGTGCCCAAAGGCCAGGCGGCCACGGTGATTTTAATCCTGGGAACCAATTCGGCGCCTGAATTGGGTGGATTTATCGTCGCTCCGGATGACGAGCATGTCTCGGCTAAACTGCAACTGGAACTGGCGGAAGACGCCAAGACCGCCGGAGGCAATCCCCAGTATGCCTTGAAAATCAGCACATCGGACGGTCGAGAAGTGGTGGCGGGCCATGCCCGGTTAGGTGACCTCCAGTTTCAGCCCGGCAATCCTCCACCTTTACGCGTACCCTTGCCTCAGCCAGCTCAGGATTATGTGGAAATACCTTGGCGGCAAACCCGCATCGGCAACAAGTTGGAAACTTTGTTTCTCCGCGTGGGTTACGCGCATCGTTTTCGTCACCTGGTTATGGGTCAATCCCCGCTCATTGGCGGCGGGACAAACTGGCAGGAATCATTGGAACTGCTTCAGGCAGCCGCCACCAGTCAACCCGCCACGCCAGGCGAAGCCACCCTGGCAGCGCGTTTCACCATTACGGAAATCGGTATTTCCCAAGTGGAGAGCGCGCATTGGTTGAAGATTGACTACGTGGCAAATCTGGACACGAACTGGGTGGTCATTTTTAGGGCACAAGCCGATGGATTTGCAACTGAAACACGCCGTGTTCATTTGCGCGAGGGGGTGGCAGGGCTGGTGGCGGTGCGCCACGAACGAGCGCTGATTCGCCTGCCAGTCAATCTATCTGCTCCCCAAGCGGCTGAGCTGGCCCAGAGCCTTGCCGTGTCCCTGGTGGCACAGCCTCTGGAGGTGCGACCGGGCAAGGAACTCCCCATCTTCAGAGTGCCGGTGGGAGACGCGGGCATGCTGTTGGAGGCGGCGGTGGGCGCCGTGCCGGTCACGCAAGTGCCTTTGACCAGTTTAACCTTTACGGACGTGGTTCTTTGGCAGGAAGGCCAGCGGTTCTGCCTGGGGTTTGATTACCGGCTTAATACCAACAGTGCCCAGGAGGTTTTCCGCCTGCAAAGTCCGGTGCGGGATGCTTGGGTCAGCTCTGCCAGCACCCGGTTTGAGCGCAAAGAAGGGGGCGGGGGTCTCCCGCTCGTCACATATCGCGCCACTGTCGGACTGCCTGCCATGATGGACGAGAAAGTGGCGCGGCAATTACTGCAAACCAATCGCACGTTATGGGTGGGGCGTACCTTGACCTTGCGCGCCGGCGAGCGGCGGGACCTTTTTTCGTGGGCCATGACAAATCAAAAGCCGATACAGGTGACGGTCGAAAGCCGTTTGCCCGACGTTAACAGCACGCGGTGA
- a CDS encoding YicC/YloC family endoribonuclease, with translation MKSMTGYGHAECARDGYKVGVEISSVNRKQLDLTVSLPRDLEVLEAQVRDLVAQSLSRGKVTVRVTLELAGDNGGGSPRLNHELARAYLKEFQHLARELKLAGSVTLEMLIQAPGVLDSRMAAPEAESFWPALHHALRQALAALLRTRQREGVHLEKDLARRIQIMRRSTARIRRRAPQVQRRYLEQLRERLQAAGLPSPPADDERLLKEIVLFADRSDISEELARLESHFQQFEDARQSNEPVGRLLDFLAQEMNREINTIGSKANDAQISREVVLLKTELEKFREQAMNVE, from the coding sequence ATGAAGTCCATGACGGGTTATGGGCATGCAGAATGTGCCCGTGACGGTTACAAAGTCGGCGTCGAAATCAGTTCGGTCAACCGCAAGCAGCTCGACCTGACCGTTTCCCTGCCGCGTGATTTGGAGGTCCTGGAAGCGCAGGTGCGCGACTTGGTGGCCCAATCCCTTTCTCGCGGCAAGGTCACCGTGCGCGTAACCTTGGAACTGGCCGGTGACAACGGCGGCGGCTCTCCCCGTTTGAATCATGAACTGGCCCGCGCCTACCTGAAGGAATTTCAACACCTGGCCCGCGAGTTGAAACTGGCCGGTTCAGTAACGCTGGAGATGTTAATCCAGGCTCCCGGCGTGCTGGACTCTCGCATGGCAGCACCCGAGGCAGAATCCTTCTGGCCGGCATTGCATCACGCGTTGCGGCAAGCCCTGGCGGCACTTCTGCGAACACGTCAGCGCGAGGGAGTCCACCTGGAAAAGGACCTGGCACGGCGTATTCAAATTATGCGCCGAAGCACCGCGCGCATCCGGCGCCGTGCGCCTCAGGTGCAACGGCGTTATCTAGAACAACTGCGGGAGCGCCTGCAAGCCGCCGGCCTGCCCAGCCCCCCGGCAGACGACGAGCGGTTGTTGAAGGAAATCGTCCTGTTTGCGGATCGTTCGGACATCAGCGAAGAGCTGGCGCGCCTGGAAAGCCATTTCCAGCAATTCGAGGATGCCCGTCAATCCAACGAGCCGGTGGGCCGCCTGCTGGACTTTCTGGCACAGGAAATGAACCGGGAAATCAACACCATTGGCTCCAAAGCTAATGATGCCCAGATTTCCCGCGAGGTGGTACTGCTGAAAACCGAATTGGAGAAGTTCCGGGAGCAGGCCATGAATGTCGAATAG